Below is a window of Allomuricauda ruestringensis DSM 13258 DNA.
ACATAGCCAGCACCTACTATCAATTAATGGCATTGGACAAACAGTTGGAAGTCGCCAAACAAACCTTGGAAGCCAGAAAAAATAGTCTGGAAACCACCATCGCTCTAAAGGACGCAGGACAAGTAACCGAAGTTGCGGTAAAACAGACCGAAGCACAAGTACACACCACAGAAATTATTGTAATCGAGCTGGAGAACAACATCAAACTTTTGGAAAACGCCTTTAGTATGCTATTGGGAGAAGCTCCACAAAAAATACAGCGTGGCAATTTGGACAATCAAACCATTGATACGGAATTGAGCACCGGGGTACCCTACTTGCTGCTTGCCAATCGCCCCGATGTGATGCAGGCAGAATATAGCCTCATTAATGCATTTGAATTGACCAATGTGGCCAAAAGTAGTCTATATCCCTCTTTGAGTTTATCCGCTTCGGGAGGTTTTCAGAGTTTGGAGTTTGATAATTGGTTGGATGCAAGCTCACTCTTTTCAACCCTGGTAGGCTCTTTGACACAGCCCATTTTTAACGGAAGACGGTTACGCACCCAAGTGGAAGTGGCCAAGGCCCAACAAGAACAAGCATTGTTGAGCTATAAACAAGCATTGCTCACGGCAGGTAGAGAAGTGAGCGATGCCCTTTATACTTATGAAGCGGAAACCCAAAAAATGGAGGCTCGTTCCAAAGAACTCGAAGCCTATTCAACAGCCGAAGATTATTCCGAAGAGCTTTTGAACAATGGTTTGGCGAATTATTTGGAAGTATTGACCGCACGTCAAAATGCATTGAATTCCGAGCTCAATTACGTAGA
It encodes the following:
- a CDS encoding efflux transporter outer membrane subunit, with the translated sequence MKIKSIYKFILLLSVPLLLQSCFVAKNYARPEVETENLYRTDNLPQDSVSMADVSWRDLFNDEQLRSHIQEGLENNIDIRIALQNVMAAEAYLKQGKAGYYPTLSGTASFTRTKNSRNSQFGSFFTSALEQYELSGALSWEADVWGKIRSNKRAFGAAYLQSVTAHQAVKTELIANIASTYYQLMALDKQLEVAKQTLEARKNSLETTIALKDAGQVTEVAVKQTEAQVHTTEIIVIELENNIKLLENAFSMLLGEAPQKIQRGNLDNQTIDTELSTGVPYLLLANRPDVMQAEYSLINAFELTNVAKSSLYPSLSLSASGGFQSLEFDNWLDASSLFSTLVGSLTQPIFNGRRLRTQVEVAKAQQEQALLSYKQALLTAGREVSDALYTYEAETQKMEARSKELEAYSTAEDYSEELLNNGLANYLEVLTARQNALNSELNYVDTQYAQLSAIVELYRALGGGWK